A genomic stretch from Apodemus sylvaticus chromosome 12, mApoSyl1.1, whole genome shotgun sequence includes:
- the Zbed6 gene encoding zinc finger BED domain-containing protein 6 has product MSVCTLSVPVSSISPGRRCSTFSDAGILGCVSINSNTDEDDVVEGKMVAEGANKETKLPAKKKRKKGLRIKGKRRRKKLILAKKFSKDLGSGRPVADAPASLASSAPEQDEESLFEGNIEKQIYLPSTRAKTSIVWHFFHVDPQYTWRAICNLCEKSVSRGKPGSHLGTSTLQRHLQARHSPHWTRANKFGVTNGEEDFTLDLSLSPSSPGSNGSFEYIPTDSLDENRMGKKRDKSASDALRAKRGRFLIKSNIVKHALIPGTRAKTSAVWNFFYTDPQHISRAVCNICKRSVSRGRPGSHLGTSTLQRHLQATHPIHWAVANKDSGAIGNGLDETETESSDLLNDTLPGEKSSGSQDLTAEDLSDSDTDEPPILEVENRSASPVPVAEQDHLEHAQESEATPHCEDAASNQISQAVIQMIVEDLHPYNCFSTPAFQRFLQIVAPDYRLPSETYFFTKAVPQLYDSVREKIFLTLENVQSQKIHLTVDIWTHDPSTDYFIVTVHWVSLETASSPGNGGTSNFRKWAVLCVTGLAKDCLITNILQELNDQIGLWLSPNFLIPSFIVSDNSSNVVHAIKSGGFTHVPCFLHCLNVVIQDFFCEHKSIENMLVAARKTCHHFSHSVKARQILQEFQNDHQLPWKNLKQDETGHWISTFYMLKWLLEHCYSVHHSLGRASGVVLTSLQWTLMTYVCDILKPFEEATQRVSVKTTGLNQVLPLIHHLLFSLQRLREDFQVRGITQALNLVDSLSLKLESDALLSTMLKSKHCILATLLDPCFKNSLEDFFPQGADLETYKQILAEEVCNYMESSPGACQIASSEASGPLVRLGTDSFTSIKEGTSNADSMDSSAADSAAVGSKSFLFPSAVAVVDEYFKEKYSELSGGDDPLVYWQRKVSIWPALTQVAIQYLSCPMCSWQSECMFTTNSHFHPKQIMNMDFDNIEQLIFLKMNLENVNYDYSTLILSWDPENKAVQNNEKEILP; this is encoded by the coding sequence ATGAGCGTATGTACTTTAAGTGTACCAGTTTCCTCAATCTCTCCTGGCAGAAGATGCAGTACTTTTAGTGATGCTGGGATTCTAGGGTGTGTTTCCATTAATTCAAATACAGATGAAGACGATGTGGTAGAGGGAAAGATGGTGGCAGAAGgagcaaataaagaaacaaaattgccggctaaaaagaaaagaaagaagggtttGCGAATTAAGGGGAAAAGACGCCGAAAAAAACTGATTCTTGCCAAAAAGTTTAGTAAGGATTTGGGGTCTGGGAGACCTGTTGCCGATGCCCCTGCTTCCTTAGCTTCCAGTGCTCCTGAGCAAGATGAAGAAAGTCTTTTTGAGGGCAATATAGAAAAGCAGATCTATCTGCCTAGTACCAGAGCCAAAACCTCCATTGTGTGGCACTTCTTTCATGTTGACCCCCAATACACCTGGAGAGCAATTTGTAACCTGTGTGAAAAAAGTGTCAGCAGGGGTAAGCCAGGCAGCCATCTTGGTACATCTACTCTTCAAAGACATCTTCAGGCAAGGCATTCTCCTCACTGGACTAGGGCCAACAAGTTTGGAGTCACTAATGGGGAGGAGGACTTTACCTTGGATTTATCGTTATCTCCTTCTTCTCCTGGAAGCAATGGAAGCTTTGAGTATATTCCCACTGACTCGTTAGATGAAAACAGAATGGGGAAGAAGCGTGATAAATCAGCATCTGATGCCCTGAGGGCAAAAAGAGGGCGCTTTCTCATCAAAAGCAACATCGTCAAGCATGCCTTAATTCCAGGAACAAGAGCCAAGACATCTGcagtttggaattttttttatacTGATCCTCAGCACATCTCAAGAGCTGTGTGTAACATATGTAAAAGAAGCGTGAGCCGGGGTAGGCCAGGTTCCCACTTAGGAACTTCAACACTTCAACGACATCTTCAGGCCACGCATCCCATCCATTGGGCTGTTGCCAACAAAGACAGTGGTGCTATTGGAAATGGATTGGatgagactgagacagagagcaGTGATCTCTTGAATGATACTTTGCCCGGAGAGAAGTCATCAGGCAGCCAAGATTTAACAGCTGAGGACCTCAGTGACTCTGACACAGATGAACCTCCTATTTTAGAGGTTGAAAATAGATCTGCGAGTCCTGTTCCTGTTGCAGAGCAAGATCATCTGGAGCACGCACAAGAGAGCGAAGCAACGCCACATTGTGAAGATGCAGCCTCAAATCAAATAAGTCAGGCCGTTATCCAGATGATTGTGGAGGATCTGCACCCTTACAACTGTTTCTCAACCCCAGCCTTTCAACGGTTTCTACAGATTGTTGCTCCTGACTACAGATTGCCATCAGAGACTTACTTTTTCACCAAAGCTGTACCTCAATTATATGATTCTGTTAGAGAAAAAATTTTCTTAACTTTAGAGAATGTTCAAAGCCAAAAGATCCACCTGACTGTTGACATATGGACTCATGACCCTTCCACTGACTATTTCATTGTGACTGTACACTGGGTCTCTTTGGAAACTGCATCTTCTCCCGGTAATGGTGGGACTTCCAATTTTAGAAAATGGGCAGTACTTTGTGTTACAGGTTTAGCCAAAGACTGTTTGATAACTAACATTTTACAAGAATTAAATGACCAGATTGGTCTGTGGCTTTCTCCTAATTTCCTTATCCCTAGCTTCATTGTTTCTGACAATTCTTCTAATGTGGTACATGCAATCAAAAGTGGTGGCTTTACCCATGTGCCATGCTTCCTGCATTGCCTAAATGTAGTGATTCAGGACTTCTTCTGTGAGCACAAAAGCATTGAGAATATGCTAGTGGCTGCTAGGAAAACCTGCcatcattttagccattctgtcaAAGCCCGCCAGATACTACAAGAATTCCAAAATGATCACCAGCTTCCATGGAAGAATCTGAAGCAGGATGAAACTGGCCACTGGATTTCTACCTTTTACATGTTAAAATGGCTTTTAGAACATTGCTACTCTGTTCACCATAGTCTGGGCAGAGCCAGTGGAGTTGTGCTTACCTCCCTTCAGTGGACTCTAATGACATACGTTTGTGATATTCTTAAGCCATTTGAGGAGGCCACCCAGAGAGTGAGTGTGAAGACAACAGGATTGAATCAGGTGCTACCCCTAATCCACCATCTCCTCTTTTCCCTGCAGAGACTCAGAGAAGATTTTCAAGTCAGAGGTATTACTCAGGCCCTCAATCTGGTGGACAGTTTATCTTTGAAACTTGAAAGTGATGCCTTACTAAGTACCATGCTCAAATCCAAGCATTGTATCTTGGCTACTTTGTTAGATCCTTGTTTTAAGAACAGTTTGGAGGACTTTTTTCCTCAAGGTGCTGATTTAGAAACTTACAAACAGATCCTTGCAGAAGAGGTTTGTAATTACATGGAGTCTTCACCTGGGGCCTGCCAGATTGCAAGCTCTGAAGCATCTGGCCCTTTAGTTAGATTAGGAACTGATTCGTTTACTTCTATAAAAGAAGGCACCTCCAATGCAGATTCTATGGATAGCTCAGCTGCAGACAGTGCTGCTGTTGGGAGCAAAAGCTTCTTGTTCCCCTCTGCGGTAGCAGTAGTGGATGAGTACTTCAAAGAGAAGTATTCAGAGCTCTCAGGAGGTGATGACCCTTTGGTTTACTGGCAGAGGAAGGTGAGCATATGGCCAGCTTTGACCCAAGTTGCCATTCAGTATCTGAGTTGCCCCATGTGTAGTTGGCAATCTGAATGCATGTTTACCACAAATAGCCACTTTCATCCAAAGCAGATCATGAACATGGACTTTGATAATATAGAACAgctcatatttctgaaaatgaactTGGAGAATGTTAACTATGACTATTCTACATTGATTCTGAGCTGGGACCCTGAAAATAAGGCTGTTCagaacaatgaaaaagaaatactaccttaa